A part of Rhodospirillales bacterium genomic DNA contains:
- a CDS encoding dTMP kinase, producing the protein MTPGKLITFEGGEGAGKSTQVACLAERLRACGIDPVTTREPGGSPGAEAIRALLVQGDPGRWTPTTEALLHYAARLDHLERTIRPALGQGRWVISDRFADSTMAYQGYGHRLGREAIASLHRLLLGDFAPDLTVIFDIPVDVGLGRVGVRYGNSHENRYERMDGGFHERMRQGFLEIARAESARCVVVDANRDAEAVAADVWRAVETRLLGKG; encoded by the coding sequence ATGACGCCCGGCAAACTCATCACCTTCGAAGGCGGCGAGGGCGCGGGCAAGTCGACGCAGGTCGCGTGCCTCGCCGAACGGCTCCGCGCCTGCGGCATCGATCCGGTGACGACGCGCGAGCCGGGCGGCTCGCCGGGCGCCGAGGCGATCCGCGCGCTGCTGGTCCAGGGCGATCCCGGCCGCTGGACGCCGACGACCGAAGCACTTCTTCATTACGCCGCCCGGCTCGATCATCTGGAACGCACCATTCGGCCGGCGCTTGGCCAGGGGCGTTGGGTGATCTCCGATCGGTTCGCCGATTCGACCATGGCCTACCAGGGCTACGGCCATCGCCTGGGGCGCGAGGCGATCGCGAGCCTGCACCGGTTGCTGCTCGGCGACTTCGCGCCCGATCTGACGGTGATCTTCGACATTCCGGTGGACGTCGGCCTCGGCCGGGTCGGTGTGCGTTACGGGAATAGCCATGAAAACCGCTACGAGCGCATGGACGGCGGCTTTCACGAGCGGATGCGGCAAGGGTTTCTCGAGATCGCGCGCGCCGAGTCCGCGCGCTGTGTGGTGGTGGACGCGAACCGCGACGCGGAGGCCGTGGCCGCCGACGTCTGGCGGGCGGTCGAAACCCGGCTGCTGGGGAAGGGGTAA
- a CDS encoding D-alanyl-D-alanine carboxypeptidase: MIFRPHRAAALAALVVVALATTPPARAFETVAREAILMDFATGQVLFEKDADKRIPPASMSKIMTAYLVYKRLAENRIALDDALPVSENAWRKGGAKSGGSTMFLNPGERVKVADLLRSVVVQSGNDACIVLAEGLARNERAFADEMTALGRELGLKGSQFTNTTGWPDPDHYMTARDLAVLSARLIRDFPEHYKVYAEREFAYNGIKQGNRNPLLYKDIGVDGVKTGHTEESGYSLTASATRGDRRLILVVTGMKSMNERSRESERLLEWGFREFNNYALFKAGEQVADAEVWLGEKAKVPLVIGENVTLTLPRAQRRDMKVKVSYDGPIPAPIVKGQRLATLTVALPDRQPLEIPLAAGEAVERLGLVGRLKAAFRHIVWGETG; encoded by the coding sequence ATGATTTTCCGGCCGCATCGCGCCGCCGCTCTGGCCGCGCTCGTCGTCGTCGCCCTGGCAACGACACCGCCCGCGCGCGCGTTCGAAACCGTGGCGCGCGAGGCGATTCTGATGGATTTCGCCACCGGCCAGGTGTTGTTCGAAAAGGACGCCGACAAGCGCATTCCGCCCGCGTCCATGAGCAAGATCATGACCGCCTACCTGGTCTACAAGCGCCTCGCCGAGAACCGTATCGCACTCGATGACGCGCTGCCGGTTTCCGAAAACGCCTGGCGCAAGGGCGGGGCCAAAAGCGGCGGCTCGACCATGTTTCTCAATCCCGGCGAGCGGGTGAAGGTCGCCGATCTGCTGCGCAGCGTGGTGGTGCAGTCGGGCAACGACGCCTGCATCGTGCTGGCCGAAGGCCTCGCGCGCAACGAGCGCGCCTTCGCCGACGAAATGACCGCGCTCGGCCGCGAACTCGGGCTCAAGGGATCGCAATTCACCAACACCACCGGCTGGCCGGACCCGGACCATTACATGACCGCGCGCGACCTGGCGGTTCTGTCGGCGCGCCTGATCCGCGATTTTCCCGAGCACTACAAGGTCTACGCCGAACGCGAGTTCGCCTACAACGGCATCAAGCAGGGCAACCGCAATCCGCTGCTCTACAAGGACATCGGCGTCGACGGCGTCAAGACCGGCCACACCGAGGAATCGGGCTACAGCCTGACCGCGTCGGCGACGCGCGGCGATCGCCGCCTGATTCTGGTGGTCACCGGCATGAAGTCGATGAACGAACGCTCGCGCGAATCCGAACGCCTGCTCGAATGGGGCTTCCGCGAATTCAACAACTACGCTCTGTTCAAGGCGGGCGAACAGGTCGCCGACGCCGAAGTCTGGCTCGGCGAGAAGGCCAAGGTGCCGCTGGTGATTGGCGAGAACGTGACCCTGACGCTGCCGCGCGCCCAACGCCGCGACATGAAGGTGAAAGTCTCCTACGACGGGCCGATCCCGGCGCCGATCGTCAAGGGCCAGCGGCTCGCCACCCTGACCGTCGCGCTGCCCGACCGCCAGCCGCTCGAAATTCCCCTGGCGGCGGGGGAAGCGGTCGAACGCCTCGGCCTGGTCGGCCGGCTCAAGGCGGCGTTCCGCCACATCGTGTGGGGCGAAACGGGCTAA
- a CDS encoding lytic murein transglycosylase, with the protein MKKRRMWLWAWFGVFALALAASPAAADPARPPFAEWLNGLRADARAVGIRDATLDRALAGIEPIPRVIELDRRQPEFTLTFQEYMARVVPPARIEKGRQRLGENRELLQAIAAKYGVQARFLVAFWGVETDFGRQTGGFPVVAALATLAYDGRRSAYFRKELIHALEILDAGHVTPERMIGSWAGAMGQTQFMPSSFRSFAVDHDGDGRIDLWNSRSDVFASAANYLKRSGWKGDETWGRPARLPEGFDARLIGTGVVKTLAEWSALGVTRADGSPLPARPLKASVILAEGTKGPAFLVYDNYRTILKWNRSTFFAIAVGSLADRIGDG; encoded by the coding sequence ATGAAAAAACGGCGGATGTGGTTGTGGGCGTGGTTTGGGGTTTTCGCGCTGGCGCTGGCGGCATCGCCCGCGGCCGCGGATCCCGCGCGCCCGCCGTTCGCCGAATGGCTTAACGGCTTGCGCGCGGATGCGCGCGCGGTCGGCATACGCGACGCCACCTTGGATCGCGCGCTCGCCGGAATCGAGCCGATACCGCGCGTGATCGAACTCGATCGCCGCCAGCCGGAATTCACCCTGACGTTCCAGGAATACATGGCGCGCGTGGTGCCGCCGGCGCGGATCGAAAAGGGCCGCCAGCGCCTCGGCGAAAACCGCGAACTGCTCCAGGCCATCGCCGCCAAGTACGGCGTACAGGCGCGCTTCCTGGTGGCGTTCTGGGGGGTGGAAACCGACTTCGGCCGGCAGACCGGCGGCTTTCCCGTGGTCGCCGCGCTCGCCACGCTCGCTTACGACGGCCGCCGCTCCGCCTACTTCCGCAAGGAGCTGATCCATGCCCTCGAGATTCTCGACGCGGGCCACGTCACGCCCGAGCGCATGATCGGCTCGTGGGCGGGCGCCATGGGCCAGACCCAGTTCATGCCGTCGTCGTTCCGCTCCTTCGCCGTCGACCACGACGGCGACGGGCGCATCGATCTGTGGAACAGCCGGTCCGACGTGTTCGCGTCGGCCGCCAACTACCTCAAGCGCTCGGGCTGGAAAGGGGACGAAACCTGGGGCCGCCCGGCGCGCCTGCCCGAGGGGTTCGACGCGCGCCTGATCGGCACCGGGGTGGTCAAAACGCTCGCCGAATGGAGCGCGCTCGGGGTCACGCGCGCCGACGGCAGCCCGTTGCCGGCGCGGCCGCTCAAGGCGTCCGTGATCCTGGCCGAAGGGACCAAGGGGCCCGCGTTCCTGGTCTACGACAACTACCGCACGATCCTGAAGTGGAACCGCTCGACCTTCTTCGCCATCGCCGTCGGCTCGCTCGCCGACCGCATCGGCGACGGCTGA
- a CDS encoding type II toxin-antitoxin system VapC family toxin, with protein sequence MKFWDSSAIIPLLVREPSRARLLKLLASDGAMVAWWGSAVECASALARREREGHMDSDRANEALARLAALERAWVEVNPSRPLRDLARRLVRTHDLQAADSLQLAAALTASEFEPRGFGFVVLDERLARAARREGFAVM encoded by the coding sequence ATGAAATTCTGGGATTCGTCGGCGATCATACCGCTCTTGGTGCGCGAGCCATCCCGCGCGCGCCTTCTGAAGCTGCTTGCATCCGACGGGGCGATGGTCGCGTGGTGGGGCAGCGCGGTCGAGTGCGCCTCGGCGCTGGCGCGGCGCGAGCGAGAAGGGCATATGGATTCCGATCGGGCGAACGAGGCGCTCGCGCGGCTCGCCGCCCTGGAGCGCGCCTGGGTGGAAGTGAACCCTTCACGCCCATTGCGCGATCTTGCCCGGCGCTTGGTCCGCACCCATGACCTGCAGGCGGCGGATTCCCTGCAGCTCGCGGCGGCCCTGACGGCTTCGGAATTCGAGCCACGCGGCTTCGGCTTCGTCGTTCTCGACGAACGCCTAGCGCGGGCCGCCCGGCGCGAAGGCTTCGCAGTGATGTGA
- a CDS encoding type II toxin-antitoxin system prevent-host-death family antitoxin, with the protein MQKATIAELKNKLSAYLRKVRAGDTVLVLDRKRPIARIERIGPHDRPRERSTRERLARLEAAGLIARPAAALPLKALRAPPPRARRGVLKALLDERAQGR; encoded by the coding sequence ATGCAAAAGGCCACCATAGCTGAGCTGAAGAACAAGTTGAGCGCTTACTTGCGCAAGGTGCGCGCCGGCGACACTGTGCTGGTGCTCGACCGCAAGCGGCCGATCGCCCGCATCGAGCGGATAGGGCCGCACGACCGCCCGCGCGAACGATCGACGCGCGAACGATTGGCCCGGCTTGAAGCCGCTGGGTTGATCGCGCGGCCCGCGGCGGCGCTGCCGTTGAAGGCACTGCGCGCGCCGCCGCCGCGTGCGCGCCGTGGGGTGCTCAAGGCGCTGCTCGACGAGCGCGCCCAAGGCCGCTGA
- a CDS encoding DNA polymerase III subunit delta' has product MGSSDSDSIPPPRANPDLVGHGAAEALLKEAFARGRLAHAWLIAGPRGVGKATLAYRFARYVLSQGKLPAMAEPSLFGATATKPTGEGLYLDPADPVFRRVAAGGHADFLAVEPAFDDKKGARRTEIVVEDVRGVGAFLALTPAEGGWRVVVVDSADDMNRNAANAILKVLEEPPARALLLLVSHNPGALLPTIRSRCRRLSLRALAEADAARVIGGLAPSLGRDEALELARLAQGSPGRALELASEDGLALQRELGGLLDALPDLDGIALHRFGDKVAKSGAEAAFRIATDILCRRLDGFAVGDPGRWLATRDRVVEMLARVEPLNLDRKAAMMDAVFQAQAAARAP; this is encoded by the coding sequence ATGGGCTCTTCCGACAGCGATTCGATCCCGCCGCCCCGCGCCAATCCCGACCTGGTCGGGCACGGCGCGGCCGAGGCGCTGTTGAAAGAGGCGTTTGCGCGCGGCCGGCTTGCGCACGCCTGGTTGATCGCCGGCCCGCGCGGCGTCGGCAAGGCGACGCTCGCCTATCGCTTCGCGCGCTACGTTCTTTCCCAAGGCAAGCTTCCGGCAATGGCGGAACCGTCCTTATTCGGCGCCACCGCAACCAAACCGACGGGAGAAGGGCTTTATCTCGATCCCGCCGATCCGGTGTTTCGCCGCGTCGCCGCCGGCGGGCACGCCGATTTTCTCGCCGTCGAGCCCGCGTTCGACGACAAGAAAGGCGCGCGCCGCACCGAAATCGTGGTCGAGGACGTGCGCGGCGTCGGCGCGTTCCTGGCGCTGACCCCGGCCGAAGGCGGCTGGCGGGTGGTGGTGGTCGACAGCGCCGACGACATGAACCGCAACGCCGCCAATGCCATCCTGAAGGTGCTGGAGGAACCGCCCGCGCGCGCTTTGCTGCTGCTGGTGAGTCACAATCCGGGCGCGCTCTTGCCGACCATCCGTTCGCGCTGCCGGCGGCTTTCCTTGCGCGCGCTCGCCGAGGCCGACGCCGCCCGGGTGATCGGCGGGCTGGCGCCGTCGCTCGGCCGGGACGAAGCGCTCGAACTGGCCCGTCTCGCCCAGGGCAGCCCCGGTCGCGCGCTCGAACTCGCCTCCGAGGACGGGCTTGCCTTGCAGCGGGAACTGGGCGGCCTGTTGGACGCGCTGCCCGATCTCGACGGGATCGCGCTGCACCGTTTCGGCGACAAGGTGGCCAAATCCGGCGCCGAGGCCGCGTTCCGCATCGCAACCGACATTCTGTGCCGACGCCTCGACGGCTTCGCCGTCGGCGATCCCGGCCGCTGGCTCGCGACCCGCGACCGCGTCGTCGAAATGCTGGCGCGGGTCGAGCCGCTCAACCTCGATCGCAAGGCGGCCATGATGGATGCGGTGTTCCAGGCGCAAGCGGCGGCGCGCGCGCCTTGA
- a CDS encoding septal ring lytic transglycosylase RlpA family protein yields the protein MPPVHPWALPRFLTLLTLALALSACAETNFLLHTAKKLRDGPPGGVYKVGEPYQVNGVWYTPAVDYTYDETGIASWYGADFHGKLTANGETYDMNEVTAAHKTLPMPSLARVTNLENGRSLIVRINDRGPFVAGRIIDLSRRSAQLLGLEGKGTGRVRVQILAEESREIAEQMIARGAVVNARALPRPADVKDGTLTVAQLPKAGVAKEELAPPPGARIAPESKDPAAHSAPDSSNWRPAPPGARIAPASQSAALQPTASRTVTDAPPAETSAPRKAAAVQVGVLTQGAARVTKIFIQAGAFGHFENAHKTSAKLAGVGPVAVSPILVNGKDLFRVRIGPIASVEEADRYLDKVIRSGYPEARIVVD from the coding sequence ATTCCGCCCGTGCACCCCTGGGCCTTGCCGCGCTTTTTGACGTTGCTGACTCTCGCGCTCGCGCTTTCCGCCTGCGCCGAGACCAATTTCTTGCTGCACACGGCGAAGAAACTGCGCGACGGCCCGCCGGGCGGCGTCTACAAGGTGGGCGAGCCCTACCAGGTGAACGGCGTCTGGTACACGCCGGCGGTCGATTACACCTACGACGAAACCGGCATCGCGTCGTGGTATGGCGCCGACTTCCACGGCAAGCTCACCGCCAACGGCGAAACCTACGACATGAACGAGGTCACGGCGGCGCACAAGACGCTGCCGATGCCGAGCCTGGCGCGCGTCACCAATCTGGAAAACGGCCGCAGCCTGATCGTGCGGATCAACGATCGCGGCCCCTTCGTCGCCGGCCGGATCATCGACTTGTCGCGCCGCAGCGCCCAGCTGCTCGGCCTCGAGGGCAAGGGCACCGGCCGGGTGCGGGTGCAAATTCTCGCCGAGGAAAGCCGCGAGATCGCCGAACAAATGATCGCGCGCGGGGCGGTGGTCAACGCCCGCGCCCTGCCCAGGCCAGCCGACGTCAAGGACGGGACGCTGACCGTCGCGCAACTGCCCAAGGCCGGGGTGGCGAAAGAAGAACTGGCGCCGCCACCCGGCGCGCGGATCGCGCCAGAATCGAAAGACCCGGCGGCTCATTCCGCGCCGGATTCTTCCAATTGGCGGCCTGCGCCGCCGGGCGCGCGGATCGCGCCCGCGTCGCAGTCGGCTGCCCTGCAACCGACCGCGTCGCGCACCGTGACCGACGCGCCGCCGGCCGAAACGTCCGCGCCACGCAAGGCGGCCGCGGTTCAGGTCGGGGTCTTGACCCAGGGGGCCGCCCGCGTGACCAAGATATTCATCCAGGCCGGCGCCTTCGGCCATTTCGAAAACGCGCACAAGACCAGCGCCAAGCTCGCCGGCGTCGGGCCGGTCGCGGTCAGCCCGATCCTGGTCAACGGCAAGGACTTGTTCCGCGTCCGCATCGGCCCGATCGCCTCGGTCGAGGAGGCCGACCGTTATCTCGACAAGGTGATTCGCTCCGGCTATCCGGAAGCGCGCATCGTCGTCGACTGA